CATGTCCGGTGGTGTGGCAGGGGAGTAGCGCTGCGGCGCTACCCCCTATGCCGATTGCCCCGGGCGCCTCGAGTAGACGTTAACGACGCGGATGCTGCGGCGCGGCCTCTCCGATCCGGACCGCGCCCCTTGAGCGATGAACCGCACCTGCGGTATGGATGGCGAACGGGGAAGGCCCCACAACCGCCAGGAGGAAAGCTATGCCTGCCTTCGACGTTCGATGGGTGGAGCGCTGGCAGAAGATGGTCAACCGGGACAGCGTCGCGCGCCTGCTCGGCCGCCATTTCAGCGCCGACGTGATGCTCGAGTTTGGGCCGAATGCCTACGTGGTAAGCTTCAACAAGGGCGAGATTGACCGGGTGCAGCATGAGATCGGCGCCGAGAGCGCTTACCAGTTCGCGCTCCGTGCGCCGGCCGAGACCTGGGCCAAGTTCGTGCAGCCGGTTCCGCCGCCGATGTACAACGACATCATCGCGATGTCGCACACGCTGCACGGCCGCCTCAAGATCGAGGGCGACGTCAAGGTGATGTGGCAGAACCTTCGGGCGTTCGCATGGGCGCTCGATCTTATGCGCGCGGTCAAGGAATAGGGGGCGCACTGAGATGGCAAAGATAGAGCCGGTGACCGGACATTACATTCACGTTCCGTTCGAGGGCGAGGAGTACCGGATTTTCTACGAGGAATCCGGCAAGGGCATCCCGCTCGTCTGCCTGCACACGGCGGGCACCGATTCGCGCGAATGGCGCCATCAGCTGAACGACCCCGACATCCGCGAGCGCTTTCACGTGATCGCGTTCGACCTTCCGCGCCACGGCAAATCGATTCCGCCCAAGGGCTGGTGGAAAGAGGAGTACAAGCTCACCGCCAAGTTCTACGCCGATTTCGTGGTCGCGCTCTGCCGCGAGCTCAACCTGGATCGGCCGGTGGTGATGGGCAGCTCGATGGGCGGAAACATCTGCCTGCATCTCGCGCAGCGCTACAGCGACTACTTCCGCGCGCTCATCGCGATCGAAGCCTGTGACTATTCGCCTGGATGGTGGCTCGATTGGCTGTGGCACGCGCAGATCCACGGCGGCGAGGCCTGTGCCACCGCGATCAACGGCCTGATGGCGCCGCAGAGCCCGTTCGAATATCGCCAGGAAACCTGGTGGTACTACTCGCAGGGCGGCCCCGGAATTTTCAAGGGCGACCTCTACTTCTACAGCGTCGATCACGATTTCCGCGAAGATTGCGAGAAGATCTCGGGCAAGATCCCTGTGTACTTCATGACCGGCGTCTATGACTTCGCCTGCACGCCCGAGATGACGCAGAAGACCGCGAAGAAGGTGCGCAACTCCGAGTGCATCATCATGGAGGAGATCGGACATTTCCCGATGTCCGAAAATCCGGTGACGTTCAAGAAGTACCTGATGCCGGTGCTGCAGAAGATAAAGTAGCGCGCCGCATCGGGCGCCGGGTATGGCTCAAACGCGCGACGGGCCCGCGTTTACATGCGGGCCCGTCGCGCGTTGCTTTGCATCGTCAGCGGCCGAGTCCCAGCCGCTCGGCTGGGTCCCCGGGCCGCCGGCGGCTGCGCCGGACCGGCGCGCTAGTTCGTCGGCATCGTGAAGTTGTGACGGCAGAAGTCGCAATCACCGATCACCCGGACGGCGACGCATGATGCGGTGATCATGGTCGCGTCGGCGTTGGGTCCGCTCTTCAGAAAGATCAGCGCGTCCACCTGGTTGCCCCATTTGTCGATCGCCATTTGGCGCAGCTTCTCGTTGATATGCGTGCTGTCGATGGTCTCGGAGTTGAGTGGCTCGCTGTAG
The nucleotide sequence above comes from Candidatus Binataceae bacterium. Encoded proteins:
- a CDS encoding alpha/beta hydrolase encodes the protein MAKIEPVTGHYIHVPFEGEEYRIFYEESGKGIPLVCLHTAGTDSREWRHQLNDPDIRERFHVIAFDLPRHGKSIPPKGWWKEEYKLTAKFYADFVVALCRELNLDRPVVMGSSMGGNICLHLAQRYSDYFRALIAIEACDYSPGWWLDWLWHAQIHGGEACATAINGLMAPQSPFEYRQETWWYYSQGGPGIFKGDLYFYSVDHDFREDCEKISGKIPVYFMTGVYDFACTPEMTQKTAKKVRNSECIIMEEIGHFPMSENPVTFKKYLMPVLQKIK